One Bacillus kexueae DNA segment encodes these proteins:
- the cmpA gene encoding cortex morphogenetic protein CmpA yields the protein MPTWLKNQMMRAFYQKDRYQIKLLNQCWYFYRKKHCS from the coding sequence ATGCCTACATGGCTAAAAAATCAAATGATGCGTGCTTTTTACCAGAAGGATCGCTATCAAATAAAACTCCTAAATCAATGTTGGTATTTTTACCGAAAAAAACACTGCTCATAA
- a CDS encoding SprT family protein: MNDEQLQTLVESISTEYFQKPFTHRAYFNSRLRTTGGRYLLQTHNIEINPKYYEVYGLEEIEGIIKHELCHYHLHLEGKGYKHRDQDFKDLLLKVGAPRFCTPLPRKTTRANRKVYEYRCKDCSQSFIRYKKMDTTRYVCGKCKGKIFLLKMLD, encoded by the coding sequence ATGAACGACGAACAATTGCAAACATTGGTTGAATCGATATCAACTGAATATTTTCAGAAGCCCTTTACTCATCGAGCGTACTTTAATTCTAGACTCCGAACGACTGGTGGGAGATATTTATTGCAAACTCATAACATTGAGATTAACCCAAAATATTATGAGGTATATGGACTAGAAGAAATAGAAGGGATTATTAAGCATGAGTTATGTCACTATCACTTGCATTTGGAAGGCAAAGGATACAAACACCGTGATCAAGATTTTAAGGACCTTTTATTAAAAGTCGGGGCACCTAGATTTTGCACTCCGCTTCCACGAAAAACTACTCGTGCTAATCGAAAAGTGTATGAGTATCGTTGTAAAGACTGTTCTCAATCTTTCATTCGGTATAAAAAGATGGATACAACGAGATACGTATGTGGTAAATGTAAGGGGAAAATTTTTTTATTAAAAATGCTTGACTAA